A single window of Rhodococcus jostii RHA1 DNA harbors:
- the mtrA gene encoding MtrAB system response regulator MtrA → MKPRILVVDDDTALAEMLTIVLRGEGFDPYVVGDGTQALTAVRETRPDLVLLDLMLPGMNGIDVCRVLRADSGVPIVMLTAKTDTVDVVLGLESGADDYIMKPFKPKELVARVRARLRRTEDEPAELLSIADIVIDVPAHKVSRGEELISLTPLEFDLLVALARKPRQVFTREVLLEQVWGYRHAADTRLVNVHVQRLRAKVETDPENPEVVLTVRGVGYKAGPP, encoded by the coding sequence ATGAAGCCAAGGATTCTGGTTGTCGACGACGACACTGCGCTCGCGGAGATGCTCACGATCGTCCTCCGCGGCGAAGGATTCGATCCGTATGTGGTGGGGGACGGGACCCAGGCGCTCACCGCGGTCCGGGAGACACGCCCGGACCTGGTGCTGCTCGACCTGATGCTGCCCGGCATGAACGGCATCGACGTGTGCCGCGTCCTGCGGGCCGATTCCGGTGTCCCCATCGTGATGCTGACCGCCAAGACGGACACCGTCGACGTGGTCCTCGGATTGGAATCCGGCGCGGACGACTACATCATGAAGCCGTTCAAGCCGAAGGAACTGGTGGCGCGGGTCCGGGCACGGCTTCGCCGGACCGAGGACGAGCCGGCCGAGCTGCTCAGCATCGCCGACATCGTCATCGACGTCCCCGCCCACAAGGTGAGCCGGGGCGAAGAACTGATCTCCCTCACCCCCCTCGAGTTCGATCTCCTGGTGGCTCTGGCGCGCAAACCGCGACAGGTGTTCACCCGTGAGGTCCTGCTCGAGCAGGTGTGGGGTTACCGACATGCAGCCGACACCCGACTGGTCAACGTGCACGTTCAGCGTCTGCGGGCCAAGGTCGAGACTGATCCCGAAAATCCCGAAGTGGTTTTGACGGTCAGGGGGGTCGGCTACAAGGCCGGACCGCCGTGA
- the mtrB gene encoding MtrAB system histidine kinase MtrB, protein MTGVSRWRRRVNRRVSPILRWGHSLSNTLAHTWRRSLQLRVVVSTLTLSLIVIVVLGVVLTSQITDRLLETKINAATEEMDRARSTVEGQLAGADDSSSPTTQLDGARAALTNREPDAGQASGSAGTFDPVLIVPGDGPRAPTSSGPADQIPESLRAFVQAGQVAYQFATVNDPEGYSGPALIVGSPTASAISTLELYLVFPLASEDRSLSLVRGTLLVGGAVLAVLLAAIALLVARQVVLPIRSASRIAVRFADGRLKERMPVRGEDDMARLAMSFNEMAESLSKQITQLEEFGNLQKRFTSDVSHELRTPLTTVRMAADLIHDGSDDLDPVLRRSSELLVAELDRFEGLLADLLEISRHDAGVAELAAEQLDVRMCARAAVSTVRHLARESGTELIVDLPDQAVMAEVDPRRVERILRNLLANAIDHGEGKPVLLRLRADDSAAAFIVRDQGVGLRPGEEKLVFNRFWRSDPSRVRRSGGTGLGLAISVEDANLHDGRLEAWGEPGQGACFRLTLPRVRGRKVVSSPLPLKPGTAKYVQGQPVPGDTTLPVRNGSPETAADESRTIPQKRERAHVGDRDGSHRPEQDL, encoded by the coding sequence GTGACAGGTGTTTCCCGATGGCGGCGTCGTGTCAACCGACGCGTTTCGCCGATCCTTCGGTGGGGTCACTCACTGAGCAATACCCTCGCGCACACGTGGCGTCGTTCGCTGCAGCTGAGGGTTGTCGTCTCGACGTTGACATTGTCGCTCATCGTCATCGTCGTGCTCGGCGTCGTGCTCACGAGCCAGATCACCGACCGTCTGCTCGAAACGAAGATCAACGCGGCGACCGAGGAGATGGACCGTGCCCGCAGCACGGTCGAGGGGCAGCTGGCCGGCGCGGACGACAGTAGCTCGCCCACCACCCAGCTCGACGGTGCCCGGGCCGCGCTGACGAACCGGGAGCCCGACGCCGGTCAGGCGTCGGGGTCGGCGGGAACGTTCGATCCCGTGCTGATCGTGCCTGGTGACGGCCCCCGCGCCCCGACGTCCAGCGGTCCGGCGGACCAGATCCCGGAATCGCTGCGGGCGTTCGTCCAGGCCGGTCAGGTGGCATACCAGTTCGCCACCGTGAACGATCCCGAAGGCTATTCGGGGCCGGCGTTGATCGTCGGGAGCCCGACCGCGTCCGCGATCTCCACGCTCGAGCTGTATCTCGTGTTCCCACTGGCCAGTGAGGACCGCAGCCTGTCGCTGGTCCGCGGCACGCTGCTGGTGGGTGGTGCGGTGCTCGCCGTGCTGCTCGCGGCCATCGCGCTCCTCGTCGCCCGGCAGGTGGTTCTGCCCATCCGGTCGGCGTCCCGGATCGCCGTGCGCTTCGCCGACGGCCGGCTGAAGGAACGCATGCCTGTGCGCGGCGAGGACGACATGGCACGGCTGGCGATGTCGTTCAACGAGATGGCCGAGAGCCTGTCCAAACAGATCACCCAGCTCGAGGAGTTCGGAAATCTCCAGAAGAGATTCACCTCCGACGTGAGCCACGAGCTGCGGACCCCGCTGACGACCGTGCGCATGGCGGCCGACCTCATCCACGACGGCAGCGACGACCTCGACCCCGTGCTCCGGCGGTCGTCGGAATTGCTGGTCGCCGAACTCGACCGGTTCGAGGGGTTGCTGGCCGACCTCCTCGAGATCAGCAGGCACGACGCCGGTGTGGCGGAACTGGCCGCCGAGCAACTCGACGTCCGGATGTGTGCGCGTGCGGCGGTCTCGACGGTCCGTCACCTCGCGCGCGAGAGCGGGACCGAACTGATCGTGGACCTGCCCGATCAGGCAGTCATGGCCGAGGTGGACCCGCGTCGCGTGGAACGCATTCTGCGGAACCTCCTCGCGAACGCGATCGATCACGGAGAAGGCAAACCGGTGCTGCTGCGCCTGCGCGCCGACGACAGCGCCGCGGCGTTCATCGTGCGCGACCAGGGCGTGGGACTGCGGCCGGGCGAGGAGAAGCTGGTGTTCAACAGGTTCTGGCGGTCCGACCCGTCGCGCGTGCGACGGTCGGGCGGTACCGGCCTCGGGCTCGCGATCAGTGTGGAGGACGCGAATCTCCACGACGGCAGGCTCGAGGCGTGGGGCGAACCCGGCCAAGGTGCCTGCTTCCGGTTGACGCTGCCGCGGGTGCGGGGCCGCAAGGTCGTGTCGAGCCCGTTGCCGCTGAAGCCGGGAACCGCGAAATACGTTCAAGGGCAGCCTGTCCCGGGCGACACCACGTTGCCGGTGCGTAACGGGAGCCCGGAGACGGCGGCCGACGAGTCCCGCACGATTCCCCAGAAGCGTGAGCGAGCACACGTCGGTGACCGAGACGGTTCGCATCGACCGGAGCAGGACCTGTGA
- the lpqB gene encoding MtrAB system accessory lipoprotein LpqB → MTPGRRSALLSRSVCGAIVLAVLVTVSGCASLPDSSTPQAIGTINRDSPGSSVAAPAPGREPDLLLRDFFKASTDPSNRHLAARQFLTPGVSGRWDDAASATIVDKVDVLPETRSADQATYTIRANKVGQLEPGGLYVAEEGSFETKISLELQGGEWRISELPAGVILDRAQFLNTYQRKSLYFLDPAGTTVVPDPRWVSGAQDQMASQLIGLLIDGPKAALAPAVRNELGDGVSVRGPITKADGRTAQVGVGLGGIRIDFAGVPPMDAQAKQLFAAQVIWTLANAEISGPYVLLADGEPFDERFPNGWTTADVASMNPFATSSATVGLHALREGSMVSVTETGVTPVPGYFGSARNMRSLALSQDGKLVAAVADTGRPAPEPASSLMVGAYEDGAASVLEGGAITRPTWAPDNSAIWAAVNGNTVIRVLREPGTGRTSVVNVDAGAVTALGATITELRLSRDGVRAALIVDGKVYLAIVTQMPGGEYALTNPRAVAIGLGSPALSLDWSTSDTIVVARAASDIPVVQVAVDGSRMDALPSRNLTAPVVAVDASTTTEFVADSRAVFQLNNNDPAGDRYWREVPGLTGVKAIPVLPG, encoded by the coding sequence GTGACGCCCGGCCGGCGATCTGCCCTGCTGTCGCGGTCGGTGTGCGGGGCGATCGTCCTCGCGGTGCTCGTGACGGTCAGTGGGTGCGCGAGCCTCCCGGACTCCTCCACGCCGCAGGCGATCGGCACGATCAACCGTGACTCACCGGGCTCGAGTGTCGCGGCCCCCGCGCCGGGGCGTGAACCCGACCTGCTGCTGCGCGACTTCTTCAAGGCCAGTACCGACCCGTCCAACCGGCATCTCGCGGCCCGCCAGTTCCTCACCCCCGGTGTGTCCGGCAGGTGGGACGACGCGGCCAGCGCAACCATCGTCGACAAGGTCGACGTCCTCCCGGAGACACGGTCGGCCGACCAGGCAACGTACACGATCCGCGCCAACAAGGTGGGGCAGCTCGAGCCCGGTGGGTTGTACGTGGCGGAGGAGGGCAGCTTCGAGACGAAGATCAGTCTCGAGCTGCAGGGCGGTGAGTGGCGGATCTCCGAGCTCCCCGCGGGCGTGATCCTCGACCGAGCGCAGTTCCTCAACACGTACCAGCGCAAATCGCTGTACTTCCTCGACCCGGCCGGGACGACGGTGGTGCCCGATCCGCGCTGGGTGTCGGGCGCTCAGGATCAGATGGCGTCCCAGCTGATCGGCCTGCTGATCGACGGGCCGAAGGCCGCCCTGGCCCCGGCCGTGCGCAACGAGCTCGGTGACGGCGTGTCCGTGCGGGGCCCGATCACGAAGGCCGACGGCCGCACCGCGCAGGTGGGGGTGGGGCTCGGCGGCATCCGGATCGACTTCGCCGGCGTGCCGCCGATGGACGCGCAGGCGAAACAGCTGTTCGCGGCGCAGGTGATCTGGACGCTGGCCAACGCGGAGATCTCGGGCCCCTATGTGCTGCTCGCCGACGGCGAGCCGTTCGACGAGCGGTTCCCGAACGGGTGGACCACCGCCGACGTCGCGTCGATGAATCCGTTCGCGACGTCGAGTGCCACCGTGGGGTTGCACGCGCTGCGCGAGGGGTCGATGGTGAGCGTCACCGAGACCGGTGTCACTCCGGTGCCCGGGTACTTCGGTTCGGCCCGCAACATGCGTTCGCTCGCACTGTCGCAGGACGGAAAGCTGGTCGCCGCCGTCGCGGACACCGGGCGTCCGGCGCCGGAACCCGCGAGTTCGCTCATGGTCGGCGCGTACGAGGACGGTGCCGCGTCGGTGCTCGAGGGCGGCGCGATCACCCGCCCGACCTGGGCACCCGACAATTCGGCGATCTGGGCAGCGGTCAACGGTAACACCGTCATTCGGGTGTTGCGCGAGCCCGGCACCGGCCGCACGTCGGTGGTCAACGTCGACGCCGGCGCCGTCACCGCGCTGGGTGCAACGATCACCGAGTTGCGGCTGTCCCGTGACGGGGTGCGCGCGGCGCTGATCGTCGACGGCAAGGTCTATCTCGCCATCGTCACCCAGATGCCGGGCGGTGAGTACGCGTTGACGAATCCCCGTGCAGTCGCGATCGGTCTGGGCAGCCCGGCGCTGTCGCTGGACTGGAGCACGAGCGACACGATCGTCGTCGCGCGCGCGGCCTCGGACATCCCGGTGGTCCAGGTGGCCGTCGACGGCTCGCGGATGGACGCGCTGCCGAGCCGCAATCTGACCGCGCCGGTGGTGGCCGTGGACGCGTCGACGACCACGGAGTTCGTCGCCGACTCGCGGGCGGTGTTCCAGTTGAACAACAACGATCCGGCGGGCGACCGGTACTGGCGGGAGGTTCCCGGGTTGACGGGTGTGAAGGCGATCCCGGTCCTGCCGGGCTGA
- a CDS encoding ComF family protein: protein MRALPGLRSLLDLILPAECGGCGVPGTQWCARCATELADDPVLLRPRVDPGVGVWALGPYSGARRRAVIAAKERGRRDLAAPLGSAVAGALGRLQQWGELDPPDVAPVVLVPAPTRPRAARGRGGDPVTRIAVAAVGGRRVCPALVMRRAVRDSVGLSADQRRVNLEGGVRLTRSGEGFARHLASEPAALQRISVVLLDDVSTTGATATESVRVLSRVGIRVSAVVVVAGVG from the coding sequence ATGCGCGCCCTGCCCGGCCTCCGGAGTCTGCTCGACCTGATCCTGCCCGCCGAATGCGGCGGGTGCGGGGTCCCGGGCACGCAGTGGTGTGCCCGCTGCGCCACGGAGTTGGCCGACGATCCCGTGTTGCTCCGGCCCCGCGTGGATCCCGGGGTCGGGGTGTGGGCCCTCGGTCCGTACTCAGGTGCCCGCCGTCGGGCCGTGATCGCCGCGAAGGAACGCGGGCGGCGTGATCTCGCGGCGCCCCTCGGGTCCGCCGTCGCGGGCGCCCTGGGCCGTCTGCAGCAGTGGGGTGAACTCGACCCGCCGGACGTCGCCCCGGTGGTTCTGGTGCCGGCTCCGACGCGTCCCCGGGCCGCCAGGGGACGCGGCGGCGACCCCGTCACCCGGATCGCCGTCGCCGCGGTGGGGGGCAGGCGCGTGTGCCCCGCGCTCGTGATGCGGCGCGCCGTGCGCGATTCGGTCGGACTGAGCGCAGATCAACGTCGAGTAAACCTCGAGGGTGGTGTCCGGTTGACGCGGAGCGGCGAAGGATTCGCGCGACATCTTGCGTCGGAACCGGCTGCACTGCAACGGATATCGGTGGTATTGCTGGACGACGTGTCGACCACCGGGGCGACCGCCACCGAGTCGGTCCGGGTGCTGTCGCGAGTGGGTATCCGAGTGAGCGCGGTGGTCGTCGTGGCGGGTGTCGGATGA
- the hpf gene encoding ribosome hibernation-promoting factor, HPF/YfiA family → MTTPSQASVFVDDRTTDAQEKTDTPNAEIVVKGRNVEVPDHFRVYVSEKLSRLERFDPSIFLFDVELHHEPNRRQRKNCQRVEITARGKGPVARAEACADSFYAAFESVTAKLESRLRRTKDRKKVHYGEKTPVSVAEATAALAEDDSLGISPDISLDGQMPDEHTPGHVVRTKEHKATPMTVDDALYEMELVGHDFFLFHDKESDRATVVYRRHAFDYGLIRLA, encoded by the coding sequence GTGACGACCCCTTCGCAAGCCTCGGTTTTCGTCGACGACCGCACAACGGATGCACAAGAGAAGACGGATACCCCCAACGCCGAGATCGTCGTCAAGGGACGCAACGTCGAGGTACCCGACCACTTCCGCGTGTACGTCTCCGAGAAGCTGTCGCGCCTCGAGCGCTTCGATCCCTCCATATTTCTGTTCGATGTCGAACTTCACCACGAACCTAATCGACGCCAGAGAAAGAACTGCCAGCGCGTCGAGATCACTGCCCGAGGCAAGGGGCCGGTAGCCCGAGCCGAGGCATGCGCCGACAGCTTCTATGCAGCATTCGAGTCGGTGACCGCCAAGCTCGAGAGCAGGCTCCGCCGCACCAAGGACCGCAAAAAGGTCCACTACGGGGAAAAGACCCCGGTGTCGGTGGCGGAGGCCACCGCCGCACTCGCCGAGGACGACAGTCTCGGCATCAGTCCCGACATCTCCCTGGACGGTCAGATGCCGGACGAGCACACACCGGGTCATGTCGTGCGTACCAAGGAACACAAGGCCACGCCGATGACCGTCGACGATGCTTTGTACGAGATGGAGCTGGTAGGACACGATTTCTTCCTGTTCCACGACAAGGAGTCGGACAGGGCGACCGTCGTCTACCGGCGGCACGCGTTCGACTACGGATTGATACGTCTGGCGTGA